The following are from one region of the Osmia bicornis bicornis chromosome 8, iOsmBic2.1, whole genome shotgun sequence genome:
- the LOC114878092 gene encoding protein phtf, giving the protein MKLNELVYWYQKKIGTYDKQQWEKTVEQHILGGFTHVPMRTAKLKTEFIDVDLVRGSSFPKAKPKHGLSTVACLALQRLLLLPLYRKWWIQQTSLQIFILFLLLYSLQLINMCIYFCNMSKDNESDVVTTSEVLIPAIMMLTLCIVHSHIVSTHSGPTIVDGQSKQRVVRRSRHTRCRMGKSRTRQNLRLHEDSKSSQDTASEKASTVSGEVLTSVRFAKKVVIENSLTVSRSQEVVTAQVSCDNESINAVVNNPLPINEASASHTESNDVPDQNMKNVHQDDDGFESLNGNVSSDNDKSAAQTTVEKFKQKRDALLKTNEDHVPWSEDSTNQPALLQPKFSAPELLKTENNSSNSEAEASNKVLPLKDKDHCVMGIGSREGRQQCESEEEGECEETVTNHLTEATTSATEWMGVTTNSDDCSYSSELEESDLHNESNKNYGEFGEHPFSWEFGLPPSIMLSSNCAAYDRVSCTIWTRRDIKKAELSVLDISSAIIARVESMPESMNYFYGGLMLSVVLSLIPSLKRLSDLVGMDNNSNVTSSLIPNDLTYVNFETYSDILSKIIDLAFGTTLWERMVVLISAFQRLILSSLLFFLLAVAERTYKQRLLYAKLFSHLTSSRRARKSDLPHFRLNKVRNIKLWLSVRSYLKRRGPQRSVDVIVSAVFIVTLLLLSFVSLELIKDLESLHSRYNVEALFWSFSLGIFILRFMTLGTKINKKYRNLSVLITEQINLYLQIEQKPHKKEELMVANNVLKLAADLIKELECPFKISGLSANPYLYTITKVVLLSALSGVLSELLGFKLKLHKIKIK; this is encoded by the exons CAATGGGAAAAAACTGTGGAACAACATATTCTTGGAGGATTTACCCATGTTCCAATGAGAACTGCAAAACTGAAAACAGAATTTATTGATGTAGATCTTGTACGAG GCTCTTCTTTCCCAAAAGCAAAGCCAAAGCATGGGTTGTCAACAGTAGCTTGCTTAGCACTTCAACGCTTATTATTGCTTCCTTTATACAGAAAATGGTGGATACAACAAACTagtttacaaatttttattttatttctattattatataGCTTGCAGTTGATCAATATGTGCATATATTTCTGTAATATGTCTAAGGATAATGAAAGTGAT GTTGTAACAACATCAGAAGTATTAATACCTGCTATTATGATGTTGACATTATGTATTGTTCATTCTCATATTGTGTCAACTCATTCAGGTCCAACAATAGTTGATGGACAAAGCAAACAAAGAGTAGTTAGGCGTTCGCGACACACTAGATGTCGAATGGGAAAATCCAGGACAAGACAAAACTTAc GTTTACACGAAGATTCTAAATCATCTCAAGATACAGCTTCTGAAAAAGCTAGTACAGTAAGTGGTGAAGTATTAACATCTGTAAGATTTGCTAAAAAAGttgtaattgaaaattcattgaCTGTTAGTCGGTCGCag GAAGTTGTGACTGCTCAAGTATCCTGTGATAATGAGTCAATCAATGCTGTTGTGAACAATCCTCTTCCTATAAATGAAGCTTCAGCTAGTCATACTGAATCAA ATGATGTTCCAGATCAAAATATGAAAAACGTACATCAAGATGATGATGGTTTTGAAAGCTTAAATGGAAATGTATCAAGTGATAATGATAAAAGTGCTGCACAAACTACAGTAGAGAAATTTAAGCAAAAAAGAGATGCATTACTTAAAACTAATGAAGACCACGTTCCTTGGTCGGAAGATTCTACCAATCAACCAGCTTTACTGCAACCGAAATTTTCAG CACCTGAATTATTAAAGACAGAAAATAATTCTTCGAATAGTGAGGCAGAAGCTTCTAATAAAGTA TTACCTCTAAAGGATAAAGATCATTGTGTCATGGGAATAGGATCAAGAGAAGGCCGCCAACAATGTGAaagcgaagaagaaggagagtGCGAGGAAACAGTTACGAATCATTTAACAGAAGCGACTACATCTGCTACTGAATGGATGGGAGTAACTACCAACAGTGATGATTGTAGTTACAG TTCAGAACTTGAAGAATCCGATTTGCATAATGAGAGTAACAAAAATTACGGAGAATTTGGGGAGCATCCATTTTCTTGGGAATTTGGATTACCGCCCTCTATAATGCTTAGTTCGAATTGTGCTGCATACGACCGTG tTTCATGTACTATATGGACACGTCGTGATATAAAGAAGGCTGAATTATCGGTACTGGATATTAGTTCAGCTATTATTGCTAGAGTAGAGTCAATGCCTGAAagtatgaattatttttatggaGGCCTAATGCTTAGTGTAGTATTATCATTAATACCATCTCTTAAACGACTAAGTGATCTTGTTGGAATggataataatagtaatgTAACTAGTTCCTTAATACCAAATGATTTGACTTATGTCAATTTTGAGACGTATAGcgatattttatcaaaaattataGATTTGGCATTTGGGACAACTCTTTG GGAACGCATGGTAGTGCTTATATCAGCATTTCAGAGACTTATATTGTcgtctttattattttttttattagcaGTTGCTGAACGTACTTATAAACAAAGACTCTTATATGCTAAATTGTTTTCACATTTAACATCATCAAGACGTGCAAGAAAATCTGACTTACCACATTTTCGACTAAATAAAGTACGCAATATAAAGTTGTGGTTAAGTGTTAGATCTTATTTAAAG AGAAGAGGCCCGCAACGTTCCGTGGACGTAATAGTATCAGCAGTATTTATTGTTACCTTATTATTGTTGTCATTCGTGAGCTTGGAATTAATTAAG GACCTTGAAAGTTTGCATTCCCGATATAATGTTGAAGCACTCTTTTGGAGCTTTTCTCTTGGAATATTTATACTGCGTTTCATGACGCTGGGTAcgaaaattaataagaaatataGAAATCTTTCTGTTTTAATAACCGAACag ATTAATTTATATCTACAAATTGAGCAAAAACCACATAAAAAAGAGGAGCTTATGGTAGCAAATAATGTACTCAAATTAGCAGCAGATTTGATAAAG GAACTTGAGTGTCCGTTTAAAATATCTGGATTATCAGCTAATCCCTATTTATACACAATTACGAAAGTAGTATTATTATCTGCCCTTTCAGGGGTGCTTTCAGAATTACTTGGATTTAAGCTCAAGTTGCATAagataaaaatcaaataa
- the LOC114878087 gene encoding uncharacterized protein LOC114878087, whose amino-acid sequence MRKNAASGFPLTVSVFTIIVLLCVTGTTYAKRGCSAFGHSCFGGHGKRFDPHFRDLTFQGNELPTSDSTHETGVFRLSNQFLIPQEKSRGRQEVLLPRRQASLRFDPYTLPSIVQQWLMSHHRLHQPEMELNNK is encoded by the exons ATGAGGAAGAACGCCGCTTCCGGTTTCCCGCTCACCGTTTCCGTTTTCACGATCATCGTTCTGCTATGTGTTACTGGAACGACCTATGCTAAAC GTGGCTGCTCAGCTTTTGGACATTCCTGTTTCGGTGGTCACGGCAAGAGATTCGATCCACATTTCCGGGATCTTACATTTCAAGGAAACGAGCTGCCAACAAGCGACAGCACCCATGAAACAGGTGTTTTCCGTCTGAGCAACCAATTCCTCATTCCACAAGAAAAATCTCGTGGACGACAAGAAGTATTGCTTCCTCGTCGACAGGCGTCGTTGAGATTTGATCCTTACACATTACCCTCGATCGTCCAGCAATGG TTGATGTCACATCATCGTCTACATCAGCCGGAAATGGAACTCAATAACAAATAA
- the LOC114878085 gene encoding uncharacterized protein LOC114878085, translating into MAIASENSVTIIIRTWTFMIIFCFAGCAAGSCLSYGHSCWGAHGKRSGGPNNGYLLPLKGTNEMQHGIPLLTKEQLILSRLIDRPLMSNKYKGRWDRLFKVKSNFPEHLNDGDVNIRVISNGRIGDPNNDNDIDGGKRKNMNDMQDMIESMNNEKKEVPEVVLTLGNEEKEYASQPQNLEFLKFLSETNGNFE; encoded by the exons ATGGCGATCGCTTCGGAAAACTCAGTGACGATTATTATACGCACTTGGACCTTTATGATAATATTCTGCTTCGCTGGCTGTGCAGCTG gttCCTGCTTGAGCTATGGACATTCGTGTTGGGGTG CACATGGTAAACGGAGTGGGGGACCTAACAATGGGTATTTGTTACCATTAAAAGGAACGAATGAGATGCAACATGGAATACCTTTACTTACAAAGGaacaattaatattatctcGTTTAATTGATCGGCCATTGATGTCTAACAAATACAAAGGAAGATGGGACAGactatttaaagtaaaatcaaattttccaGAGCATTTGAACGACGGTGATGTTAATATTCGTGTTATCAGTAATGGACGTATTGG AGATCCAAATAACGACAATGATATTGATGGTggtaaaaggaaaaatatgaATGATATGCAGGACATGATAGAAAGTATGAACAATGAGAAAAAGGAAGTTCCGGAAGTTGTACTGACATTAGGTAACGAAGAGAAGGAATACGCCAGTCAACCACAAAACCTtgaattcttgaaatttttg aGTGAAACAAATGGTAATTTCGAATAA